A single window of Pirellulales bacterium DNA harbors:
- the speA gene encoding biosynthetic arginine decarboxylase has translation MKIDLDLERWSVLDAAELYEVPRWGNGYFSINDEGHVCVHPTKNPERSIDLKQLVDRLQLRGIDLPILIRFADILKHRLAEIHGVFQSAMTEQKYQGGYCCVYPIKVNQQRQVVEEVLDFGKPFKFGLEAGSKPELLAVIAMASNDTPIICNGFKDAEFIETAMLAQKIGRNIIPVVEKYTELGLILEYAEKIGVRPKIGMRVKLAARGSGRWQSSGGYRSKFGLTVSEILKGLEELKSRGMQDCFKLLHFHQGSQITNIRHIKAALNEAAHVYTELVGRGAGLEYLDVGGGLGVDYDGSQTNFESSVNYSLQEYANDVVYHIQRACDDANVKHPTIVSESGRAVVAYHSVLVFGVLGVSEQGQNGIPPQLPAEVEQPLSDLMETYQNLGVRNILESYHDAQQSLDNAMTLFSNGYLPLDQRSLVENLYWAICHKIQKLVQQMEFVPEELQGLDSLLSDTYFCNFSLFQSIPDSWAIKQLFPVMPIHRLAERPTRFSVLGDITCDSDGKIDQFIDRRDVKRTLPLHQYEGKPYYLGAFLIGAYQEILGDLHNLFGDTNAVHVAMDESGQVILQAVIKGDTVREVLDYVEFEPDALVRSLRDATEAAVRENRIGYEEAGRFLKFYEEGLHGYTYLEEPEQR, from the coding sequence TTGAAAATCGATTTGGATTTGGAACGTTGGTCGGTGCTGGATGCCGCCGAACTGTACGAAGTGCCACGGTGGGGAAACGGATACTTTTCGATCAACGACGAGGGGCACGTTTGTGTGCATCCCACCAAAAACCCGGAGCGATCGATCGATTTGAAGCAACTGGTGGATCGGTTGCAATTGCGGGGCATCGATTTGCCCATTCTGATTCGCTTTGCCGACATTTTGAAGCACCGCTTGGCGGAAATTCACGGCGTATTTCAATCGGCGATGACGGAGCAAAAATATCAAGGTGGGTATTGCTGCGTATACCCCATTAAAGTGAATCAGCAACGGCAGGTGGTGGAGGAAGTTTTGGACTTTGGAAAGCCCTTCAAGTTCGGGCTGGAAGCCGGGAGCAAGCCGGAGCTATTGGCTGTGATCGCCATGGCCAGCAACGACACGCCGATTATTTGTAACGGCTTTAAGGACGCCGAGTTCATCGAAACGGCCATGCTGGCCCAAAAAATCGGCCGCAACATTATTCCTGTGGTGGAAAAATACACCGAGCTGGGCCTGATTTTGGAATACGCAGAGAAAATTGGCGTGCGGCCCAAAATTGGCATGCGTGTAAAGTTGGCGGCCCGGGGCTCTGGTCGATGGCAATCGTCGGGAGGTTACCGTTCCAAGTTCGGGCTTACCGTGTCGGAGATTTTGAAGGGCCTGGAGGAGTTGAAGAGTCGTGGAATGCAAGATTGCTTCAAACTGCTACATTTCCATCAAGGCAGCCAAATTACCAACATTCGGCACATTAAGGCGGCACTGAACGAGGCCGCCCATGTCTACACGGAGTTGGTCGGCCGCGGGGCAGGCCTGGAATACCTTGATGTGGGAGGCGGCCTGGGTGTGGATTACGACGGTTCGCAAACGAATTTCGAATCGAGCGTGAATTACAGCCTGCAAGAATATGCCAACGACGTGGTGTATCACATTCAGCGCGCATGTGACGACGCCAACGTGAAGCATCCGACGATTGTTTCGGAAAGCGGCCGGGCAGTGGTGGCCTATCATAGTGTGTTGGTGTTCGGCGTCTTGGGAGTTTCCGAACAGGGACAAAACGGCATACCACCGCAATTGCCCGCCGAAGTGGAGCAGCCGCTTTCTGACCTCATGGAAACGTACCAGAATCTCGGGGTGCGCAACATTTTGGAAAGCTATCACGACGCTCAGCAATCGCTCGATAACGCGATGACGTTGTTTTCCAACGGATACTTGCCCTTGGACCAACGCAGCCTGGTGGAAAACTTATATTGGGCCATATGTCATAAAATTCAAAAACTGGTCCAGCAGATGGAATTTGTGCCCGAAGAATTACAGGGTTTGGATTCGCTGTTGTCGGACACATACTTCTGCAACTTCTCGCTCTTTCAATCAATTCCCGATAGTTGGGCCATTAAACAATTATTCCCGGTGATGCCAATCCATCGGCTGGCTGAGCGGCCGACACGGTTTTCGGTGCTTGGCGACATCACGTGCGACAGTGATGGTAAGATCGATCAGTTCATTGATCGCCGCGATGTAAAACGCACGCTGCCGCTGCACCAGTATGAAGGCAAACCATATTATTTGGGTGCGTTTCTCATCGGTGCGTATCAGGAAATTTTGGGCGACTTGCACAATCTGTTTGGCGACACGAACGCGGTTCACGTGGCCATGGATGAATCGGGCCAAGTGATTTTGCAGGCCGTCATCAAAGGCGACACCGTGCGTGAGGTACTAGATTATGTAGAATTCGAGCCCGATGCCTTGGTCCGAAGCCTGCGTGATGCGACGGAAGCCGCCGTACGTGAAAACCGCATTGGCTATGAAGAGGCCGGCCGATTTCTCAAGTTTTATGAAGAGGGACTGCACGGCTATACCTACTTGGAAGAACCGGAACAACGCTAA
- a CDS encoding Gfo/Idh/MocA family oxidoreductase, with protein MKKLRWGILSTAKIGTEKVVPAMQAGQFCEVAAMASRNLETAQAAAKKLGISKAYGSYEELLADKEIDAVYIPLPNHLHVPWSIRCLQAGKHVLCEKPIGMNGQEAADLLAEAKRHPHLKMMEAFMFRLHPQWQLARRLVSEGQIGQLRTIQAFFSYHNVNADNIRNIAAVGGGGLMDIGCYCISLSRFIFAAEPQRVLGIVEYDAKFKTDRLASAILEFPGGTATFTCSTQLSPYQRVNIFGTEGRVEIEIPFNAPPDRPSKLWHQRGTEIQEHPLKVCNQYMILGDSFSQAVLENKEVPTPLADAVANMRVIEAVAGSGKSNAWVAL; from the coding sequence ATGAAAAAACTTCGTTGGGGAATTTTGAGCACGGCGAAAATTGGAACCGAGAAAGTCGTTCCCGCCATGCAGGCCGGCCAGTTTTGCGAGGTGGCGGCCATGGCCTCGCGAAATTTGGAAACGGCCCAGGCAGCGGCCAAGAAATTGGGGATTAGCAAAGCGTACGGTTCGTACGAAGAGCTGCTGGCCGACAAAGAAATTGACGCCGTTTACATCCCACTGCCCAATCATTTGCACGTGCCGTGGTCGATCCGGTGCTTGCAGGCCGGCAAGCACGTGCTGTGCGAAAAGCCAATTGGAATGAACGGGCAGGAAGCGGCGGATTTGCTGGCCGAGGCGAAACGGCATCCACACTTAAAGATGATGGAAGCCTTCATGTTTCGGCTGCATCCGCAATGGCAGTTGGCCCGGCGGCTGGTAAGCGAAGGGCAAATTGGCCAGTTGCGGACCATTCAAGCGTTCTTTTCCTATCACAATGTCAACGCCGACAACATTCGCAACATCGCCGCAGTAGGGGGCGGTGGGCTGATGGACATCGGCTGTTATTGCATTTCGCTGTCGCGGTTCATCTTTGCTGCCGAACCGCAACGTGTGCTGGGAATTGTTGAGTACGATGCGAAGTTCAAGACCGATCGCTTGGCTTCGGCGATTTTGGAATTTCCGGGCGGCACAGCCACGTTCACGTGTTCCACGCAATTATCGCCCTACCAGCGAGTGAATATTTTCGGCACGGAGGGGCGCGTGGAAATTGAAATTCCATTCAACGCGCCTCCCGATCGGCCCAGCAAACTGTGGCATCAGCGTGGCACAGAGATTCAAGAACACCCGTTGAAAGTATGCAACCAATACATGATCCTAGGCGATTCGTTTTCGCAGGCCGTGTTGGAAAACAAGGAAGTTCCAACACCTCTGGCCGATGCCGTGGCCAACATGCGCGTCATTGAAGCCGTGGCCGGCAGTGGAAAGAGCAACGCTTGGGTAGCGCTGTAG
- a CDS encoding family 16 glycosylhydrolase, translating to MVFRRAILPLATVLLAAIGCASIVAQAWADPPSGTNERLVFADNFNGTTLDTSKWLNSSSSDNWAMPASAATANSSQVKVANGMATITAQRTSSTAFTSGDITTYQKYNFSGGYFEARIQLPSTVGSWPAFWGLYTGWPPEADIMEYPDTTNGGTTGLSSSQYNTNYHYTNSSGGDSAGAGAVNPGAGNLEGTWHTFGMQWNAGASVAFYFDGHQVSSYTGSTVAQMANMYMLLDYAVGGWPGTPSTTQWAIGHTDQMNIDWVRVWQTNPNSDAPTSWNVSGNGNFGTSGNWTGGVPNYGNEVATFGRVGTASSAFITMNNSWQLFGGITFDGLTTGTNAGTTAYTVGSAGSTNQIQLASTGNAVVQATAASTANQTINAPLDLNNNVFFSNFMTGAQTLSLGGTIAGPGSLIVGTTNGTNAPGTVIVSGNNSYTGGTVVGSNQEGAILEATSNTALSTGTVIIGTAGNGTTARLEVAGSHTLANNIDFRGRNTNSVGIESLSGNNVFSGTISAGAGGSTYQIQVDSGSNLTLSGAAAGATTAGVALEASSTTSTRTFTLQGAGTGSINGAIANGNATVTVAIAKSDAGTWILNHSNSYTGPTTVNLGTLSLGVANAISSSSQIVLNGGILATGSRNQSFTTLVLGGNSILDLGNTLQANNVTFADSHTTAWSGALTVRNWNFGADHLSFGAGGLSSTQLGDIQFSDFPVGASLITATTAGAARAIGEVTPLVGDVNGDGHVDVSDVMALAQALTDVATYQQNRMSGSGGITASPTGTFTASDVQFALDINGDGADNNMDLQSLLNYLIAGNGSTAAVPEPSSVALLTLGALGFIWTKRRR from the coding sequence ATGGTTTTTCGTCGGGCGATCTTACCACTTGCGACTGTGCTGCTGGCGGCAATTGGTTGCGCATCGATTGTCGCGCAAGCGTGGGCCGATCCGCCGTCAGGCACGAATGAGCGGCTGGTGTTCGCCGACAATTTTAACGGCACCACTCTTGATACTTCCAAGTGGCTGAACTCCAGTTCCAGTGACAATTGGGCCATGCCTGCCAGCGCCGCCACCGCCAACTCCAGCCAAGTCAAAGTGGCTAATGGAATGGCCACGATCACCGCGCAGCGCACGAGTTCGACCGCGTTTACCTCCGGCGACATCACCACGTATCAAAAATACAATTTCTCCGGCGGTTATTTCGAAGCTCGTATTCAGTTGCCCAGCACCGTCGGTTCCTGGCCCGCGTTTTGGGGATTGTACACCGGTTGGCCTCCCGAAGCCGACATCATGGAGTACCCCGACACCACCAATGGCGGCACCACCGGACTTTCGAGCAGCCAGTACAACACCAACTACCACTACACCAACTCCAGCGGCGGCGACTCAGCCGGGGCCGGCGCGGTAAATCCCGGCGCCGGAAACTTGGAAGGCACCTGGCACACCTTCGGCATGCAATGGAATGCTGGCGCCAGCGTGGCCTTTTACTTCGACGGCCACCAGGTTAGCTCGTACACTGGCTCGACGGTCGCGCAGATGGCCAACATGTACATGCTTCTCGATTATGCCGTCGGCGGCTGGCCGGGCACGCCAAGTACGACACAATGGGCCATCGGACACACCGATCAAATGAACATCGATTGGGTCCGCGTGTGGCAAACCAATCCTAACAGCGATGCGCCGACAAGCTGGAATGTAAGCGGTAATGGTAATTTCGGCACGTCCGGCAACTGGACTGGCGGTGTGCCCAACTACGGCAATGAGGTGGCCACTTTCGGCCGGGTGGGCACTGCTTCTTCCGCCTTCATTACGATGAACAACTCTTGGCAATTGTTCGGCGGCATTACCTTCGATGGCCTTACCACCGGCACAAATGCCGGCACGACGGCCTACACCGTGGGCTCCGCAGGTTCGACCAACCAAATTCAATTGGCTTCCACCGGCAACGCTGTTGTTCAAGCCACGGCCGCTAGCACGGCCAACCAAACCATCAACGCGCCCCTCGATCTGAACAACAATGTCTTCTTTAGTAATTTCATGACCGGCGCCCAAACGCTCAGCTTAGGCGGCACCATCGCCGGCCCGGGCAGCCTGATCGTGGGAACCACCAACGGCACGAATGCCCCCGGCACGGTCATCGTGAGCGGAAATAATTCCTACACGGGGGGCACGGTCGTCGGCAGCAACCAGGAAGGCGCTATTCTGGAAGCAACTTCCAATACCGCACTGAGCACGGGCACAGTAATCATCGGCACCGCCGGCAACGGAACCACTGCCAGGCTCGAAGTCGCCGGCAGCCACACGCTGGCCAACAACATCGACTTTCGTGGCCGGAACACCAATTCCGTCGGCATCGAAAGCCTCAGTGGCAATAATGTCTTCAGCGGCACTATCAGTGCCGGCGCCGGCGGCAGCACGTATCAAATTCAGGTCGACTCGGGCAGCAACTTAACGCTGAGCGGGGCAGCCGCCGGGGCAACTACCGCGGGGGTCGCGCTGGAAGCGAGCTCCACTACTTCCACCCGCACTTTCACGCTGCAAGGCGCCGGCACGGGCTCAATTAACGGCGCAATTGCCAACGGCAACGCCACCGTGACCGTGGCCATTGCCAAAAGCGATGCCGGAACCTGGATTCTTAACCACAGCAACAGCTACACCGGCCCCACCACCGTCAACCTCGGCACGCTTTCGTTGGGAGTTGCCAATGCCATTAGCAGCTCTTCGCAAATTGTGCTGAACGGTGGAATCCTGGCGACCGGCAGTCGAAATCAGAGCTTTACCACGCTGGTGTTGGGCGGGAACTCCATTCTCGATTTGGGCAATACCCTGCAGGCAAACAATGTCACGTTTGCAGATTCGCACACCACAGCCTGGTCTGGCGCCTTGACGGTGCGGAACTGGAACTTTGGCGCCGATCACCTATCCTTCGGCGCCGGCGGACTCAGTTCAACACAGCTAGGCGACATCCAGTTTTCCGATTTTCCCGTGGGCGCTTCGCTGATTACTGCGACGACTGCCGGAGCAGCCCGGGCAATTGGCGAAGTTACGCCCCTCGTCGGCGACGTGAATGGCGATGGCCACGTCGATGTTTCCGACGTCATGGCATTGGCACAAGCCCTGACCGATGTTGCCACCTATCAGCAAAATCGCATGAGCGGCTCCGGCGGCATCACTGCCTCGCCAACGGGAACTTTCACGGCCAGCGATGTCCAGTTTGCGCTCGATATCAACGGCGACGGCGCGGATAACAACATGGACTTGCAGTCGCTGCTGAACTATTTAATTGCCGGCAACGGCAGCACCGCGGCGGTGCCCGAGCCAAGCAGCGTGGCCCTGCTCACCCTGGGCGCATTGGGATTCATCTGGACAAAGCGCCGGCGGTAA
- a CDS encoding S8 family serine peptidase, producing the protein MSYRGIRISLVAGILLTAQWTFASVDTNGPDGISSTGLTGFNTNQPLTGSGIKIGQVEVARPAVPNFDSNASSSIKPTAVFVQTGPPTANATPPEDDEHAEEVAGIMISQDPLIPGVAQNALLYSSAFVDDSQAQAAEQVELVTMQQIASQPNMTAVNNSWGQSLSSIFI; encoded by the coding sequence ATGAGTTATCGTGGCATAAGAATTTCTTTGGTTGCCGGAATTCTACTCACCGCACAATGGACATTTGCGAGTGTCGATACAAACGGTCCAGATGGAATCAGTTCGACCGGGCTAACCGGCTTCAATACCAATCAACCACTGACCGGCAGCGGTATAAAAATTGGCCAAGTTGAAGTGGCACGGCCAGCAGTTCCAAATTTTGATTCCAATGCGTCGTCGAGTATCAAGCCTACAGCAGTTTTCGTCCAAACGGGTCCGCCTACGGCAAATGCAACTCCACCTGAGGACGATGAACATGCAGAAGAAGTTGCGGGCATTATGATTTCCCAAGACCCGTTAATTCCTGGCGTTGCACAGAATGCACTGTTGTATTCCTCTGCATTCGTTGATGACTCACAAGCTCAGGCGGCAGAGCAGGTAGAGTTGGTAACAATGCAACAAATTGCATCGCAGCCAAATATGACGGCGGTCAACAACAGTTGGGGACAATCTTTATCATCCATATTTATTTGA
- a CDS encoding S8 family serine peptidase encodes MKRCRSLIVVLCFLIPHSLADASQDTIGPHGINSQGLLDFNGQPLTGDGISIGEVEVQRPGKPNYDSDSNSNFNVKVAAVFAIENVAPPDTDVFFHAEWVASVMVSQDPVTTGVATQASLFASAYENTNNNSTSDADILLSIQKVASQTGMRAVNHSWGQFARPGAIIDGNSQISLGYDWIASNYDVLQVSGGDEGKGIPIPDDSFNGIDVGASTILLNGNGLVYRKVANLNTYDQEPIGGRTVIDLIAPGDGIQLTDFNGSMTIPVRSGTSYAAPMVTATAALLDQYGQQRLNKVAPNWSSDYSHHQVMKAVLMNSADKIQDNVGYTHAGLLPIPANGLLGMDRTVVMQDGTSTWFDSPAYDDDVNTGLGLVALDQQMGTGELDAKRALKQFAAGEYHSFQVSNTYTEVPVIGWDYGRSDARGSNFPSIYRLNQQLPAGSFISITLTFDRTVTKAGADGVYNRGDIFEPSSNPFGNPGYDQYTDLDLYLLPKNSANINQAIAESISDTGTVDHIFFQIPTTGEYEFWVDPFNTTTGAENYAVAWWADGVGALTSGAGDINQDGHVDSADIVAMEKALTNETGYASSIGIATDYLSLLGDVNGDGKFNNLDIQALINFLLAGNGSTNAVPEPTSLMLLAIGALALLRKRLGGSSCLGLKWKLIG; translated from the coding sequence ATGAAACGCTGTCGATCACTTATTGTGGTGCTTTGTTTTCTTATTCCTCACTCGTTAGCAGATGCCAGTCAGGATACTATAGGCCCGCATGGCATAAACTCACAGGGCCTTTTGGATTTTAATGGGCAGCCGCTTACCGGAGATGGCATTTCGATTGGTGAGGTGGAAGTTCAGCGACCAGGTAAACCAAACTATGATTCGGACTCGAATTCAAATTTCAATGTAAAAGTAGCCGCCGTATTTGCGATTGAAAACGTTGCTCCACCTGATACAGATGTTTTTTTTCATGCCGAATGGGTGGCAAGTGTAATGGTTTCACAAGACCCCGTGACAACAGGGGTGGCAACGCAGGCCTCACTTTTTGCCTCCGCTTACGAGAACACTAATAACAATAGCACAAGTGACGCCGACATACTTCTATCGATTCAAAAGGTTGCTTCACAGACCGGAATGCGGGCCGTCAACCATAGCTGGGGTCAGTTTGCGAGGCCCGGTGCAATCATTGATGGGAATTCGCAAATATCGCTTGGCTATGATTGGATTGCCAGTAATTATGACGTGTTGCAGGTTTCAGGAGGGGACGAAGGAAAAGGGATTCCGATACCAGATGACTCCTTTAACGGAATCGATGTTGGAGCTTCGACGATCTTGTTGAATGGCAACGGATTGGTTTACCGGAAGGTTGCCAACTTAAATACCTACGACCAAGAACCTATCGGAGGCCGCACTGTCATCGACCTAATCGCGCCTGGTGACGGTATCCAGTTAACAGATTTTAACGGAAGTATGACAATCCCTGTTCGGAGCGGAACCAGCTACGCTGCACCAATGGTCACTGCGACGGCGGCTCTTTTGGATCAGTACGGCCAGCAACGATTAAATAAAGTAGCGCCAAATTGGAGCAGTGATTATTCGCACCACCAGGTAATGAAGGCTGTATTGATGAACTCTGCGGACAAGATACAGGATAACGTCGGATATACACATGCTGGACTATTACCAATTCCAGCAAATGGTCTGCTCGGCATGGATCGAACTGTCGTGATGCAGGACGGCACTTCGACGTGGTTTGATTCACCGGCATACGATGATGACGTTAACACTGGCTTGGGGCTTGTAGCACTCGACCAGCAAATGGGAACAGGCGAGTTAGACGCTAAAAGAGCACTCAAGCAATTCGCAGCCGGAGAATATCATTCTTTTCAAGTATCGAACACATATACGGAGGTTCCGGTGATTGGTTGGGATTATGGACGAAGTGATGCCCGAGGATCTAATTTTCCGTCGATTTACCGATTGAATCAGCAGTTGCCTGCCGGAAGTTTTATTTCAATCACGTTGACATTTGATCGCACGGTTACAAAGGCTGGGGCTGATGGAGTCTACAATCGAGGCGATATATTCGAACCATCATCGAATCCATTCGGTAATCCAGGATATGATCAATATACCGATCTGGATTTGTATCTGCTGCCAAAGAACTCTGCCAATATCAATCAAGCCATTGCTGAATCAATCAGTGACACGGGCACGGTCGATCATATCTTTTTTCAAATTCCTACGACCGGCGAGTATGAATTTTGGGTGGACCCGTTTAATACCACCACTGGTGCGGAAAACTATGCCGTCGCTTGGTGGGCCGACGGAGTTGGAGCATTGACTTCCGGCGCTGGCGACATTAACCAAGACGGGCACGTGGATTCGGCGGATATCGTCGCAATGGAGAAGGCGTTAACCAACGAGACTGGGTACGCAAGTTCAATCGGTATTGCTACCGACTACCTATCGCTTCTGGGCGATGTGAACGGCGACGGCAAATTCAACAATCTCGATATTCAAGCCTTGATTAACTTCCTCTTGGCAGGCAATGGTTCGACGAATGCAGTGCCTGAGCCAACATCGCTCATGCTATTGGCTATCGGCGCACTGGCGTTACTCCGGAAACGACTTGGCGGCTCTTCGTGCCTCGGACTCAAGTGGAAATTGATCGGCTAA
- a CDS encoding acyl-CoA dehydrogenase family protein, protein MPETVRPTSAPAAGQPGHEGASFAETAMKLGGKSEEEARRMGAVDKADDQVEALFAARFQTVNSPIHRAVWERELPIELFVSQTPVTPPEVDRVMQQSLDVVRGHVTAHTLLDENKKITNRVLADLAAAGYWGLLVDKEYGGSGAPFASFATFLTRMAMLDPTVAGLASVHGCIGAVDPVRTFGTPEQKRRFLPQLASGQRLSAFALTEPGAGSDLTALHTRAQRVGNEFIVNGEKLFITNVVPGRTIGLVCLIDDRPAVLVVELPEQENEYFQLRKYGLYALKHTYNQGILFKDLRVSAENLLTPTRGDGLTIAYHGLNLGRVSLCANAAGTMRLMLASMIPWAHFRKTYGAEIASRELVQRRLGRMAALIVGCDALVQWCAGLLDQGYRGEMECIIAKIFGSEAQKEAAVELFMKTHGGRSFLHGHMFGDNVHEFLAPCIYEGEGEMLGMAFFKSLVKQHGTRFFEPIGKALAAAGIKKPNPLNPAHAWALRTAVGPYLKWLLSEKLSRKRMSALPPGMPAGLREHAEFAANRLDHSPLAIDGVMRKHQLALADRQCRMAYLSQQIQDAVTILCTSLYAARNSDEVVRAAADVLCQDLTRKLTGRAPSDRYFRTVTKLGATIAEGGFQSIAGLHPDKILMPYGNA, encoded by the coding sequence ATGCCCGAGACTGTTCGCCCCACGTCCGCTCCCGCCGCCGGCCAGCCTGGCCACGAGGGCGCCTCGTTTGCCGAAACCGCCATGAAGTTGGGGGGCAAAAGCGAGGAGGAAGCCCGCCGCATGGGAGCGGTGGACAAGGCGGACGATCAGGTGGAGGCGCTGTTTGCCGCACGATTTCAGACGGTGAATAGCCCGATTCATCGGGCCGTTTGGGAGCGCGAGTTGCCGATCGAGTTGTTCGTTAGCCAGACGCCGGTGACGCCGCCGGAAGTGGACCGGGTGATGCAGCAATCGCTGGATGTAGTTCGCGGGCATGTGACGGCCCACACGCTTTTGGACGAAAACAAAAAAATAACCAACCGCGTGTTGGCCGATTTGGCGGCCGCCGGATATTGGGGTCTATTGGTGGATAAAGAATACGGGGGAAGCGGGGCGCCATTTGCATCGTTCGCCACATTTCTGACACGCATGGCGATGCTGGACCCGACGGTGGCCGGGTTGGCCTCGGTACACGGTTGCATTGGGGCGGTCGATCCGGTTCGCACTTTCGGCACGCCGGAACAAAAGCGGCGATTTTTGCCACAGCTTGCCAGTGGCCAGCGCCTTTCCGCTTTTGCCCTGACGGAGCCGGGAGCGGGATCGGACCTGACGGCGCTGCACACCCGGGCCCAGCGTGTGGGAAACGAGTTTATTGTAAACGGCGAAAAGCTGTTCATCACCAACGTGGTGCCAGGGCGCACGATTGGCCTGGTGTGCTTGATCGACGATCGGCCGGCGGTGCTGGTGGTCGAGTTGCCCGAGCAAGAGAACGAGTATTTTCAGCTTCGCAAATACGGCCTGTATGCCCTGAAGCACACCTACAACCAGGGGATTTTATTCAAAGACCTGCGTGTGTCGGCCGAGAATTTGTTGACCCCCACCCGTGGCGACGGCTTAACGATTGCCTACCACGGTCTGAATTTGGGGCGCGTTTCGCTGTGCGCCAATGCCGCCGGCACTATGCGGCTGATGCTGGCCAGCATGATTCCTTGGGCACACTTCCGCAAAACCTACGGCGCCGAGATTGCCAGCCGAGAATTGGTGCAACGGCGCTTGGGGCGGATGGCCGCGCTGATTGTCGGCTGCGATGCGCTGGTGCAGTGGTGCGCGGGGCTGTTGGATCAGGGTTATCGCGGCGAAATGGAGTGCATTATCGCCAAGATTTTTGGAAGCGAAGCCCAAAAGGAGGCGGCTGTCGAGCTGTTCATGAAAACGCATGGCGGCCGCTCGTTCTTGCACGGCCACATGTTCGGCGACAACGTGCACGAGTTCCTCGCTCCGTGCATTTATGAAGGCGAAGGGGAAATGCTAGGCATGGCGTTTTTCAAATCGCTGGTGAAGCAGCACGGTACTCGATTTTTCGAGCCCATTGGCAAGGCGCTGGCGGCGGCGGGCATCAAAAAGCCGAACCCGCTTAATCCAGCACACGCCTGGGCGCTGCGCACAGCCGTTGGGCCGTACCTCAAATGGCTACTAAGCGAAAAGCTAAGCCGCAAGCGGATGTCGGCGTTGCCGCCAGGCATGCCGGCGGGATTGCGCGAGCATGCCGAGTTTGCCGCCAATCGCCTGGACCATTCGCCGCTGGCCATTGATGGCGTGATGCGCAAGCATCAACTGGCGCTGGCCGATCGGCAATGCCGCATGGCTTACCTTTCGCAGCAAATTCAAGACGCCGTTACGATTTTGTGCACCAGCCTGTACGCCGCCCGCAATAGTGATGAGGTGGTTCGCGCAGCCGCCGATGTGTTGTGTCAAGACCTGACGCGCAAGCTGACCGGGCGCGCGCCCAGCGACCGTTATTTCCGGACCGTTACGAAACTCGGCGCAACGATTGCCGAAGGAGGTTTTCAATCGATCGCCGGCCTACATCCCGACAAGATTTTAATGCCCTATGGCAATGCCTAA
- a CDS encoding WD40 repeat domain-containing protein — MLFRTLRIFIFACGVTLVYLSALGQPLQCVGHTRFVTSVSLSPDGKLVVSGSDDGTARIWDALNGKELRRLAIYNTGDKLGGPVTVLFSPEGNLIAATARLKPVTFWNPITGEQQQEACPADGVNGLAFSSDGLDLAIAEQSQITVWNLQRRKQLQVFPVDKRDIARSLTVAISPDGTMLAGGLQGIAEWPYSKIPRVHVWQLPSGTELFTAWPYLGPARSLAFSPDNKLLAIGGENAGMFEIWDVKAQKMVQQIQADKKAVFCVAFNPDGKTIATGGTEPSIKLWDVSGQLHGLLEGHGDQVNYLSYSKDGKKLASAGRDKLVLIWRPESDAVKPNKKE, encoded by the coding sequence ATGCTTTTCAGAACGCTGCGTATTTTCATTTTCGCCTGTGGGGTCACGCTGGTTTATCTGTCTGCTTTAGGGCAACCTCTTCAATGCGTCGGCCACACACGATTCGTAACCTCGGTTTCGCTTTCCCCTGACGGGAAGTTAGTTGTATCTGGCAGCGACGATGGCACTGCACGAATCTGGGATGCTTTGAACGGAAAGGAACTCAGGCGCCTTGCAATCTACAATACAGGCGACAAGTTAGGAGGCCCAGTTACCGTTTTGTTTTCACCGGAAGGTAATTTAATTGCTGCCACGGCACGTCTAAAACCTGTTACTTTCTGGAATCCAATCACAGGCGAGCAGCAACAAGAAGCCTGCCCTGCCGATGGCGTGAATGGTTTAGCGTTTTCTTCTGATGGTTTAGATCTTGCAATCGCAGAGCAATCACAGATTACTGTGTGGAATTTGCAAAGACGCAAACAGTTGCAAGTTTTCCCTGTTGATAAACGAGATATTGCTAGGTCCTTAACGGTGGCAATCTCACCCGATGGAACGATGCTCGCAGGCGGCCTTCAAGGAATTGCTGAATGGCCGTACTCCAAAATTCCAAGGGTTCATGTCTGGCAGCTCCCAAGTGGCACTGAGCTATTTACGGCGTGGCCTTATCTGGGCCCTGCACGAAGCTTAGCCTTTTCGCCTGATAATAAACTCCTCGCTATTGGAGGTGAGAATGCAGGAATGTTTGAAATTTGGGACGTGAAAGCTCAAAAAATGGTGCAACAAATTCAGGCTGACAAAAAAGCTGTTTTTTGCGTTGCGTTCAATCCCGACGGAAAAACCATCGCAACCGGTGGTACGGAACCGTCCATTAAATTGTGGGACGTGAGCGGGCAACTCCATGGGTTGCTCGAAGGTCATGGCGACCAAGTTAATTACTTGTCGTACTCCAAGGACGGTAAGAAGTTGGCCTCAGCGGGAAGAGATAAACTTGTTTTGATTTGGAGGCCAGAGTCTGACGCCGTTAAGCCGAATAAAAAGGAGTAA